In Camelina sativa cultivar DH55 chromosome 16, Cs, whole genome shotgun sequence, a single window of DNA contains:
- the LOC109124635 gene encoding cyclin-L1-1-like — translation MIYTAIDNFYVTDEQLKASPSRKDGIDETTEISLRIYGCDLIQEGGILLKLPQAVMATGQVLFHRFYCKKSLAKFDVKIVAASCVWLASKLEENPEKARQVIIVFHRMECRRENFPLDHLDIYSKKFSELKVELSRTERHILKEMGFVCHVEHPHKFISNYLATLETPPELRQEAWNLANDSLRTTLCVRFRSEVVACGVVYAAARRFQVPLPENPPWWKAFDADKSSIDEVCRVLAHLYSLPKAQYLSVCKDGKPFTFSSRSGNPQAQSATKDVLPVPAVGEVVDTKCTPGSANNDTKDGMVTTPHEKATDSKKSDTESHSQPIVGDSKEEKSKVGERERERERERERESDREKERGRERDRGRSHRGRDSEKESDRDRDKVKDRSHHRSRDRLKYSGGHSDKSRHHSPRDRDYRDSSHSSKDRRRHH, via the exons ATGATTTACACTGCAATAGACAATTTCTACGTAACCGATGAGCAGCTTAAGGCGTCACCTTCCAGGAAAGATGGGATAGATGAAACAACTGAAATCTCTCTTAGAATCTATGGATGTGATCTCATCCAGGAGGGTGGAATATTGCTCAAACT CCCCCAGGCGGTTATGGCTACTGGCCAGGTTCTTTTCCACCGGTTCTACTGCAAGAAATCTTTGGCCAAATTTGACGTTAAG ATAGTTGCTGCGAGCTGTGTCTGGCTTGCATCAAAACTGGAAGAAAACCCTGAGAAAGCAAGACAGGTAATCATTGTATTCCACAGGATGGAGTGCCGCAGGGAGAACTTTCCACTAGATCATCTGGACATTTATTCCAAG AAGTTCTCTGAGTTGAAAGTTGAATTAAGCAGAACTGAGAGGCACATACTGAAAGAGATGGGTTTTGTTTGTCATGTTGAACATCCTCACAAGTTCATATCAAACTACCTTGCCACACTTGAAACACCTCCAGAATTGAGGCAAGAAGCTTGGAATTTGGCAAATGATAG TCTGCGTACAACCCTCTGTGTGAGGTTCAGAAGTGAGGTTGTGGCATGTGGGGTTGTGTATGCTGCTGCCCGTAGGTTTCAAGTACCTCTCCCAGAGAATCCACCCTGGTGGAAAGCATTTGATGCAGATAAATCGAGTATTGACGAAGTGTGTAGAGTTCTTGCTCATCTATACAGCCTTCCAAAGGCTCAGTATCTTTCTGTTTGCAAGGACGGGAAGCCATTTACATTTTCCAGTAGATCTGGGAATCCTCAAGCTCAGTCAGCTACAAAG GATGTGTTGCCGGTGCCGGCAGTAGGCGAGGTTGTTGATACAAAGTGTACTCCAGGATCAGCTAATAACGACACAAAGGATGGAATGGTTACTACGCCTCACGAAAAGGCTACAGATTCCAAAAAGAGCGATACTGAGTCGCACAGTCAGCCAATTGTAGGAGACTCAAAGGAGGAAAAAAGTAAAgttggagaaagagaaagagaaagagaaagagaaagagagagagagagtgatagAGAGAAGGAACGAGGTAGAGAGAGGGACAGGGGTAGGTCTCACAGAGGCAGAGATTCTGAAAAGGAGAGTGATAGGGATAGAGACAAAGTCAAAGATAGAAGTCATCATCGGTCAAGAGATAGATTGAAGTATTCAGGTGGGCATTCGGATAAATCAAGACATCACTCTCCTCGGGACCGTGACTATCGCGATTCGTCACACTCGTCGAAAGACCGTCGGAGGCACCATTAA